From Penicillium psychrofluorescens genome assembly, chromosome: 1, one genomic window encodes:
- a CDS encoding uncharacterized protein (ID:PFLUO_001619-T1.cds;~source:funannotate) — translation MASLRLQDKVAIVTGSSSGLGRAICIRYAREGAKVVCADLTPTARLAEESESTHTILTNAGGKAIFVQTDVGDAEQMKNLVSKAIIEYGRLDILVNNAGISIEARTPALCHLTDESTWDTTMRVNTKSVFLGCKYALTQMLGQEPHPSGDRGWIINMSSIMGIIGGEYNASYCASKGAVSSLTRQVALDYAQHRIHVNAICPGYTQTAIFQETTTHMTSLDDLKRRHPFNGPGVPDDIAKMAVVLASDDASWMTGVCMPVDGGYTAR, via the exons ATGGCATCCCTCCGCCTTCAGGATAAAGTCGCAATTGTCACCGGCTCCTCATCTGGGCTGGGTAGAGCAATCTGTATCCGTTATGCTCGTGAGGGGGCCAAGGTAGTTTGTGCCGATTTAACTCCGACAGCACGGTTGGCCGAAGAATCTGAGAGCACGCACACCATCCTCACCAACGCTGGCGGAAAAGCCATCTTTGTGCAGACAGACGTTGGCGATGCGGAACAGATGAAAAATCTCGTTTCAAAAGCGATCATCGAGTACGGGCGTCTGGACAT CCTAGTGAACAATGCCGGAATTTCGATTGAAGCTCGCACTCCGGCTCTTTGCCACTTGACCGATGAGTCGACCTGGGATACCACTATGCGGGTCAATACCAAATCGGTGTTTTTGGGCTGCAAGTATGCCCTTACGCAGATGCTTGGACAGGAACCTCATCCCTCGGGAGACCGTGGGTGGATTATTAACATGTCCTCAATCATGGGCATTATTGGGGGTGAATATAACG CTTCTTACTGTGCCTCGAAAGGAGCTGTGAGCAGCCTGACAAGGCAAGTGGCCTTGGACTATGCGCAGCATCGGATTCATGTCAATGCCATTTGCCCGGGTT ATACCCAGACTGCGATCTTCCAGGAGACTACCACACACATGACATCTTTGGATGATTTGAAACGCCGACACCCATTCAATGGACCTGGGGTGCCAGATGATATTGCGAAAATGGCGGTGGTATTAGCTAGTGATGATGCCAGCTGGATGACTGGTGTCTGCATGCCTGTGGATGGCGGATATACTGCTCGGTAG